The proteins below come from a single Juglans regia cultivar Chandler chromosome 12, Walnut 2.0, whole genome shotgun sequence genomic window:
- the LOC109010383 gene encoding vegetative cell wall protein gp1-like encodes MANQPPRPRPLFRLPTIAQEATPVPAPAPPAEPRPPVARPRIRPLIPSIAATVPVATTASIPSSPTPRASSSSSEVPIVAFSSSVQTSPSAKSLGSSSSDATSPAPKAAPSPSSAPTSSISKAAPPQTSSTTNTATSIPATRVPSPVPPPKTIEPTVQTSPQSPNPKSSALPSPVLTLLPSQLKSQTELEQKIPMEVQEKTVVFQKTIGGEEVSNENETKEKGKSSGKTILDSMEAGMRVISIAGENKGAFMKLIQSATKHEVAHKNKNPKTKSHVSDSKSDSNKEGNPKKNKSHKGKVTSSQPMSAFVNNNVQGINSSILYNCSCTHHDPGVHLALSRN; translated from the coding sequence ATGGCAAACCAGCCCCCCCGCCCTCGTCCATTGTTCCGTTTACCTACAATAGCTCAAGAAGCTACCCCAGTCCCAGCCCCTGCCCCTCCTGCGGAGCCACGCCCACCTGTGGCTCGGCCTAGAATAAGGCCATTAATACCTTCCATTGCAGCAACAGTTCCTGTTGCCACCACTGCATCAATTCCATCATCTCCAACTCCAAgagcttcttcctcttcttccgaAGTGCCAATTGTTGCATTCTCGTCATCAGTGCAAACATCACCTAGTGCCAAAAGTTTAGGTTCTTCCTCTTCAGATGCAACTTCTCCAGCACCTAAAGCAGCGCCATCCCCCTCTTCAGCTCCAACTTCATCAATTTCTAAAGCAGCACCACCACAAACTTCCTCCACTACCAATACTGCAACCTCTATCCCCGCAACCCGTGTGCCTAGCCCTGTCCCACCTCCCAAAACAATTGAGCCTACCGTTCAAACCTCACCTCAATCACCTAATCCCAAGTCTTCGGCTTTGCCATCACCTGTTTTAACCCTTTTGCCTTCCCAACTGAAGTCGCAGACTGAACTTGAGCAGAAGATCCCAATGGAGGTCCAGGAGAAGACCGTCGTGTTTCAAAAGACCATTGGAGGGGAAGAAGTGTCGAATGAAAATGAAACCAAGGAGAAGGGGAAAAGTAGTGGCAAAACTATTTTGGATTCAATGGAGGCGGGTATGAGGGTTATATCAATTGCTGGCGAGAATAAAGGTGCCTTCATGAAACTAATCCAATCCGCAACGAAACATGAAGTTGCTCACAAgaataaaaatcctaaaacaaaaagcCATGTCAGTGACTCGAAAAGTGATAGCAACAAGGAGGGGAATCCGAAGAAGAACAAGAGTCACAAAGGAAAGGTGACAAGTTCGCAGCCCATGAGTGCGTTCGTGAACAATAATGTGCAGGGCATTAACAGCTCCATCCTCTACAATTGTTCATGCACTCACCATGATCCTGGGGTGCACCTTGCTCTCTCTAGGAACTAG